The following coding sequences lie in one Isoptericola variabilis 225 genomic window:
- a CDS encoding BMP family protein, whose protein sequence is MKRATQLTALAGAAALALAACGQAPEETESGGSGGEAIDFTPCIVSDQGGFDDKSFNQLSYEGAKKAADELGVELKDVQSQSESDYKPNMESLVGQGCDAIVGVGFALSATTIESATANPEVDYILVDDAADADFDGQPDAENIKPLLYDTAEAAFLAGYLAAGYSEAGKVGTFGGQPFPTVTIFMDGFKQGVEHYNEVNGANVEVVGYTGGEDGSFTGGFEANETAKTTAQNIIDQGVDVLLPVGGPIYQSAIAAIQDSGREITLIGVDADFYETDPSTRPYVLTSILKKMDVSTYEAVLASGQGEFDAEPYVGTLENGGVDLAPLHDFEDKVDPALVEEVDALKQQIIDGEIEVTSYLAE, encoded by the coding sequence GTGAAGAGAGCGACCCAGCTCACCGCCCTCGCCGGTGCCGCGGCGCTCGCGCTGGCGGCCTGCGGCCAGGCCCCCGAGGAGACCGAGTCGGGCGGCTCGGGCGGCGAGGCCATCGACTTCACGCCGTGCATCGTCTCGGACCAGGGCGGCTTCGACGACAAGAGCTTCAACCAGCTCAGCTACGAGGGTGCCAAGAAGGCGGCCGACGAGCTGGGTGTCGAGCTCAAGGACGTCCAGTCGCAGTCCGAGAGCGACTACAAGCCCAACATGGAGTCCCTCGTGGGCCAGGGCTGCGACGCCATCGTCGGCGTCGGCTTCGCGCTGTCGGCCACGACGATCGAGTCGGCCACCGCGAACCCCGAGGTCGACTACATCCTCGTGGACGACGCCGCGGACGCCGACTTCGACGGCCAGCCGGACGCCGAGAACATCAAGCCGCTGCTTTACGACACCGCGGAGGCCGCGTTCCTCGCCGGCTACCTCGCGGCGGGCTACTCCGAGGCCGGCAAGGTCGGCACCTTCGGCGGCCAGCCGTTCCCGACCGTGACGATCTTCATGGACGGCTTCAAGCAGGGCGTCGAGCACTACAACGAGGTCAACGGGGCCAACGTCGAGGTCGTCGGCTACACCGGCGGCGAGGACGGCTCGTTCACTGGCGGCTTCGAGGCCAACGAGACGGCCAAGACGACCGCGCAGAACATCATCGACCAGGGCGTGGACGTGCTCCTGCCGGTCGGCGGCCCGATCTACCAGTCCGCGATCGCCGCGATCCAGGACTCCGGCCGCGAGATCACCCTCATCGGCGTCGACGCCGACTTCTACGAGACCGACCCGTCGACCCGGCCCTACGTGCTGACCTCCATCCTCAAGAAGATGGACGTCTCGACGTACGAGGCCGTGCTCGCGTCCGGCCAGGGCGAGTTCGACGCCGAGCCGTACGTCGGCACGCTCGAGAACGGCGGCGTGGACCTCGCCCCGCTGCACGACTTCGAGGACAAGGTCGACCCCGCGCTGGTCGAGGAGGTCGACGCCCTCAAGCAGCAGATCATCGACGGCGAGATCGAGGTCACCTCGTACCTGGCCGAGTGA
- a CDS encoding ABC transporter ATP-binding protein gives MRLELRGITKRFGALVANDHIDLVVEPGEIHCLLGENGAGKSTLMNVLYGLYTADEGEILLDGAVQRFDGPGDAMAAGIGMVHQHFMLVPVFTVAENVMLGHESTKAGGVLDLDSAREKVREISARFGFHVDPDAVVEDLPVGVQQRVEIIKALSRNADVLVLDEPTAVLTPQETDELMGIMRQLRDEGAAIVFITHKLREVRAVADRITVIRHGKVVGEASPTASDAELASLMVGRAVELTVHKEAPRLGDNALEVTDLVVTGPDGQVLVDGVSFTVHGGEVLVVAGVQGNGQTELTEALLGLQESVRGSIRLDGKELVGRSVRQILDAGVGFVPEDRTEDGLVAEFTIAENLILDRTDGPPFVRAGSLQLAARDDFAREKVAEFDVRTQGIDVPVGRLSGGNQQKVVLARELSRDLRLLVAAQPTRGVDVGSIEFIHKRIVETRDAGIPVVVVSTELDEAVALADRIMVMYRGRVVGIVPSTTPRDVLGLMMAGIVPETEGDAA, from the coding sequence ATGAGGCTCGAGCTGCGAGGCATCACCAAGCGCTTCGGGGCGCTCGTCGCCAACGACCACATCGACCTCGTCGTCGAACCGGGTGAGATCCACTGCCTCCTCGGCGAGAACGGTGCCGGCAAGTCCACGCTCATGAACGTCCTGTACGGCCTGTACACGGCCGACGAGGGCGAGATCCTCCTCGACGGGGCGGTCCAGCGCTTCGACGGGCCGGGCGACGCGATGGCCGCCGGCATCGGCATGGTGCACCAGCACTTCATGCTCGTCCCGGTCTTCACCGTCGCCGAGAACGTCATGCTGGGCCACGAGTCCACCAAGGCGGGCGGCGTGCTCGACCTCGACTCGGCGCGCGAGAAGGTCCGCGAGATCTCGGCGCGCTTCGGCTTCCACGTCGACCCCGACGCCGTCGTCGAGGACCTCCCCGTGGGCGTCCAGCAGCGGGTCGAGATCATCAAGGCGCTGAGCCGCAACGCCGACGTCCTCGTGCTCGACGAGCCGACGGCGGTGCTCACGCCCCAGGAGACCGACGAGCTCATGGGGATCATGCGCCAGCTGCGCGACGAGGGCGCGGCCATCGTGTTCATCACGCACAAGCTGCGCGAGGTCCGCGCGGTCGCCGACCGCATCACCGTGATCCGCCACGGCAAGGTCGTGGGCGAGGCCAGCCCGACGGCGAGCGACGCCGAGCTCGCCTCCCTCATGGTGGGGCGCGCCGTCGAGCTCACGGTGCACAAGGAGGCGCCGCGCCTCGGCGACAACGCGCTCGAGGTCACCGACCTCGTGGTCACCGGACCCGACGGCCAGGTGCTCGTGGACGGCGTGAGCTTCACGGTGCACGGCGGCGAGGTGCTCGTGGTCGCCGGTGTGCAGGGCAACGGGCAGACGGAGCTCACCGAGGCCCTGCTGGGTCTGCAGGAGTCGGTGCGGGGCAGCATCCGCCTCGACGGCAAGGAGCTCGTCGGCCGCTCGGTGCGCCAGATCCTCGACGCGGGCGTGGGGTTCGTCCCCGAGGACCGGACCGAGGACGGGCTCGTCGCGGAGTTCACGATCGCCGAGAACCTCATCCTCGACCGCACCGACGGGCCGCCGTTCGTCCGTGCCGGCTCGCTGCAGCTCGCCGCGCGCGACGACTTCGCGCGCGAGAAGGTCGCCGAGTTCGACGTGCGCACGCAGGGCATCGACGTGCCCGTGGGACGCCTGTCCGGCGGCAACCAGCAGAAGGTCGTCCTGGCCCGCGAGCTCTCGCGCGACCTGCGCCTGCTCGTGGCCGCCCAGCCGACGCGCGGCGTCGACGTCGGCTCGATCGAGTTCATCCACAAGCGGATCGTCGAGACGCGCGACGCCGGCATCCCGGTCGTCGTCGTGTCGACCGAGCTCGACGAGGCCGTCGCGCTCGCCGACCGGATCATGGTCATGTACCGCGGCCGTGTCGTCGGCATCGTGCCGTCCACGACGCCGCGCGACGTGCTGGGCCTCATGATGGCCGGCATCGTCCCCGAGACCGAAGGAGACGCCGCGTGA
- a CDS encoding ABC transporter permease, whose product MSGQTPGPREPENPLEEVLGTVDPDAEPGLAEELEQERAREAETTVEETGDRWRDAFRRVVAGGWVVSLGAIVLAVLAGSIMIVLTDERVQETATYFFARPTDTLTAVGDAVGGAYSALFRGSVYNYQADTFAAAIRPLTQTLTNAAPLIAAGLGVALAFRAGLFNIGGQGQMLMAASAAGWVGFGVQGVPFPLHLLLALVAGVLAGALWAGIAGVLKARTGAHEVIVTIMLNYVAFYLLSYLLATPGLLQAPGSANPKTPPMQESAILPPLLGSQFPLHWGFVLSLLAVVLVWWLLNRSSMGFSFRAVGANPKAARVAGIDVPRTTVSVMLVAGALVGLAGVQQVLGTVTTGFSADIDAGIGFDAITVALLGGSNPWGVLGAGILFGAFKAGGSAMQAAEGIPIEIVLVVQSLIVLFIAAPPLVRAIFRLPQPGTRRRSTPPVRSTATTTEGQA is encoded by the coding sequence GTGAGCGGGCAGACGCCCGGCCCCCGGGAGCCGGAGAACCCCCTGGAGGAGGTGCTCGGCACCGTCGACCCCGACGCGGAGCCCGGCCTCGCCGAGGAGCTCGAGCAGGAGCGGGCCCGCGAGGCCGAGACCACCGTCGAGGAGACGGGCGACCGGTGGCGCGACGCCTTCCGGCGCGTCGTCGCGGGCGGCTGGGTCGTCTCGCTCGGCGCGATCGTGCTGGCCGTCCTGGCCGGCTCGATCATGATCGTCCTCACCGACGAGCGCGTGCAGGAGACGGCGACGTACTTCTTCGCCCGCCCGACGGACACGCTCACCGCGGTGGGCGACGCCGTCGGCGGCGCGTACTCGGCGCTATTCCGCGGCTCGGTCTACAACTACCAGGCCGACACGTTCGCCGCCGCGATCCGGCCGCTCACGCAGACGCTGACCAACGCGGCGCCCCTCATCGCCGCGGGTCTCGGCGTCGCGCTGGCGTTCCGCGCGGGCCTGTTCAACATCGGCGGCCAGGGGCAGATGCTCATGGCCGCCAGTGCCGCGGGGTGGGTCGGCTTCGGGGTCCAGGGTGTCCCCTTCCCGCTGCACCTCCTGCTCGCCCTCGTCGCGGGCGTCCTCGCCGGCGCGCTGTGGGCCGGGATCGCGGGCGTCCTCAAGGCCCGCACGGGGGCGCACGAGGTCATCGTGACGATCATGCTCAACTACGTCGCGTTCTACCTGCTCTCCTACCTCCTGGCGACCCCCGGCCTGCTGCAGGCACCCGGCTCGGCGAACCCCAAGACGCCGCCCATGCAGGAGTCGGCGATCCTGCCGCCGCTGCTGGGCTCGCAGTTCCCGCTGCACTGGGGCTTCGTGCTGTCCCTGCTCGCGGTCGTGCTGGTGTGGTGGCTCCTCAACCGCTCGAGCATGGGCTTCTCGTTCCGCGCGGTGGGGGCGAACCCCAAGGCGGCGCGGGTCGCGGGCATCGACGTCCCGCGCACGACCGTGTCGGTCATGCTCGTCGCCGGTGCGCTCGTCGGCCTGGCGGGCGTCCAGCAGGTGCTCGGCACCGTCACGACGGGCTTCAGCGCCGACATCGACGCGGGCATCGGCTTCGACGCGATCACCGTGGCCCTGCTCGGCGGCTCGAACCCCTGGGGCGTGCTCGGCGCGGGCATCCTCTTCGGCGCGTTCAAGGCGGGCGGCTCGGCGATGCAGGCCGCCGAGGGCATCCCGATCGAGATCGTCCTCGTCGTGCAGTCGCTCATCGTGCTGTTCATCGCCGCGCCGCCGCTGGTGCGGGCGATCTTCCGGCTGCCCCAGCCGGGCACCCGGAGGCGGAGCACGCCGCCGGTCCGCTCGACCGCCACGACGACGGAGGGACAGGCATGA
- a CDS encoding ABC transporter permease — MTAATVTASAPQAATPRAVSTVTWKAVTVLGVVLALYALLLLLAPHEGAARFRLSTDRDLFVLPTLEVPALATAWVCAAVGLAVVALAVVRTLAGRRVPLWATAVYAAALLVGFLAWAAAGSPRDLSVVGLLSGAVVLCVPIVYGALGGVIGERAGVVNIAIEGQLLAGAFTAAIVGSLTGSPWAGLVAAVLASALVALVLGLFTITYKVNQVIVGVVLNVLVIGLTSFMYSQVLVPNAETLNTTTRFARIPIPFLERIPVVGPVLFNQTIVVYLMFVMVFVVWFALFRTRWGLRVRAVGEHPKAADTVGIDVVRTRYRAILTAGAVAGLGGAFYTVVSINQFNREMTAGAGFIALAAVIFGKWDPVRAALAGLLFGFATNLQNVLSVVGSPVPSQFMLMLPYVVTLFAVAGLVGRSRAPAADGVPYTKE, encoded by the coding sequence ATGACCGCCGCGACCGTCACCGCCTCGGCCCCCCAGGCGGCCACGCCGCGCGCCGTGAGCACGGTGACCTGGAAGGCCGTGACCGTGCTGGGCGTCGTTCTCGCCCTGTACGCGCTCCTGCTGCTGCTCGCGCCGCACGAGGGGGCCGCGCGCTTCCGCCTCTCGACCGACCGGGACCTGTTCGTCCTGCCCACGCTCGAGGTGCCGGCGCTCGCCACCGCGTGGGTGTGCGCCGCGGTCGGCCTCGCCGTCGTCGCGCTCGCCGTGGTGCGCACGCTCGCCGGGCGCCGGGTCCCGCTGTGGGCCACGGCGGTCTACGCCGCCGCGCTGCTCGTCGGCTTCCTCGCGTGGGCCGCGGCCGGCAGCCCGCGCGACCTGTCGGTCGTCGGCCTGCTGAGCGGCGCCGTCGTGCTGTGCGTGCCGATCGTCTACGGCGCCCTGGGCGGCGTCATCGGCGAGCGGGCCGGCGTGGTCAACATCGCGATCGAGGGCCAGCTGCTCGCCGGGGCCTTCACGGCCGCGATCGTCGGGTCCCTTACGGGCAGCCCCTGGGCGGGCCTGGTCGCGGCCGTGCTCGCGAGCGCGCTCGTCGCCCTCGTGCTGGGCCTGTTCACGATCACGTACAAGGTCAACCAGGTCATCGTCGGCGTCGTGCTCAACGTGCTGGTCATCGGCCTGACGAGCTTCATGTACTCCCAGGTGCTCGTGCCGAACGCCGAGACGCTCAACACGACGACCCGGTTCGCGCGCATCCCGATCCCGTTCCTCGAGCGCATCCCCGTCGTTGGCCCGGTGCTGTTCAACCAGACGATCGTCGTCTACCTCATGTTCGTCATGGTCTTCGTCGTGTGGTTCGCGCTCTTCCGCACGCGCTGGGGCCTGCGCGTGCGCGCGGTGGGCGAGCACCCGAAGGCCGCCGACACCGTCGGCATCGACGTGGTGCGCACCCGGTACCGGGCGATCCTCACGGCGGGCGCGGTCGCCGGCCTGGGCGGCGCCTTCTACACCGTGGTGTCCATCAACCAGTTCAACCGCGAGATGACCGCGGGCGCGGGCTTCATCGCGCTCGCCGCGGTGATCTTCGGCAAGTGGGACCCGGTGCGCGCGGCGCTGGCCGGCCTGCTGTTCGGCTTCGCGACGAACCTGCAGAACGTCCTGTCCGTCGTCGGCTCGCCCGTGCCGAGCCAGTTCATGCTCATGCTGCCGTACGTGGTGACGCTGTTCGCCGTCGCCGGCCTCGTGGGCCGCTCGCGGGCGCCCGCCGCCGACGGCGTGCCCTACACCAAGGAGTGA
- a CDS encoding cytidine deaminase produces MTVPTPEPRARGEVDWEALRAAARDVATRAYVPYSRFPVGAAALVDDGRVVVGCNVENAAYGVTLCAECSLVSALVVGGGGRLVAFTCVDRNGDVLMPCGRCRQLLWEHGGPGLQVETVRGVVPMTEVLPDAFGAADLENR; encoded by the coding sequence GTGACCGTGCCGACCCCCGAGCCCCGCGCGCGCGGCGAGGTCGACTGGGAGGCGCTGCGCGCCGCCGCGCGCGACGTCGCGACCCGGGCCTACGTCCCGTACTCGAGATTCCCCGTCGGGGCCGCCGCCCTGGTCGACGACGGCCGCGTCGTCGTCGGCTGCAACGTGGAGAACGCCGCGTACGGGGTGACCCTGTGCGCCGAGTGCTCGCTCGTCTCGGCGCTCGTCGTCGGGGGCGGCGGGCGGCTCGTCGCGTTCACGTGCGTCGACCGCAACGGCGACGTCCTGATGCCGTGCGGCCGCTGCCGCCAGCTGCTCTGGGAGCACGGGGGCCCGGGGCTGCAGGTCGAGACCGTGCGCGGCGTCGTGCCCATGACCGAGGTGCTGCCCGACGCGTTCGGCGCCGCCGACCTGGAGAACCGATGA